ctagtgacactatgtctatgtattcacacatgtattatgtttctggttaatacaattctagcatgaataataaacatttatcatgatatgaggaaataaataataactttattattgcctctaggccatatttccttcactctatatgaaagtttttattatacccatcttggatgcctatcatattaggactaattttatagccaaagcaaattaccatgctgttttataggactctcaaaataatttaagtgaagcatgagagatcaacaatttctataaaataaaaccaccaccgtgctctaaaagatataagcgaagcactagagcaaaattatctagctcaaaagatataagtgaagcacatagagtattctaataaattctgattcatgtgtgtctctcccaaaagtgtgtacagcaaggatgattgtggtaaactaaaaagcaaagactcaaatcatacaagacgctccaagcaaaacacacatcatgtggtgaataaaaatatagcctcaagtaaagttaccgatagacaaagacgaaagatgggatgccttccggggcatccccaagcttaggctttcggttgtccttgaattttaccttggggtgacttgggcatccccaagcttaggctcttgccactccttattccataatccatcaaatctttacccaaaaacatgaaaacttcacaacacaaaactcaacagaaaatctcatgagctccgttagtataagaaaacaaatcaccactttaaggtactgtaatgatctcattctttatttatattggtgttaaacctactgtattccaacttctctatggttcatacccccgatactagccatagattcatcaaaataagcaaacaacacacgaaaaacagaatctgtcaaaaaaagaacagtctgtagtaatctgtatcaaacgcaaactttctTTAACTcaaaattctgccaaaataggacgacctaaataatttttttattgatctacttcaattggaatcagtattttatcacgttctggtgatttttaacaattgttttcgtgagcagtaagtttctgactttttcagcaagatcaaataattgttatccaagaagatcctataggtttaacttggcacaaatactaattaaaacataaaaccacatctaacaagagggtagatgaattatttattactaaacagaaacaaaaagcaagaaacaaaaataaaattgggttgcctcccaaccaCTGTTTGGGATATCGCTTATCGTTATCGTCTCGGTCGGCTGGAGATAAGAGATTAATCGGGAAATCAGACGATTAATCAATTTTATCGGTGGACTATTAATCTGTTAGTTCTTTTTACAAGTCATAGGTTTCAAGCACTGATAAGATAAAAAAGATACAATCTTCAGTAAAACAGCATGCCTTTAAATATGACAATACTACAGAACACAACATCAATATATAATAATAGCACATGCCCTTTTTTGCATGTTCCAAAATTCAAATAGGGCAGCAATTCATACTACAGCAGTGCATATGATAGTAAGTAGGACAACACTACAGCAGCACATGTACTGTTTTGGCATGTCTCAAAGAGTGCATATATAATAAATATTACATGGCAGATACACTTAATAGTTGAAAACAGTACAGTACAGTAGTGCATATAATAGTCTTGCTGCTTTGCAAGCAAATACAGAAGAAGGTCCAGAATAGTTCGAAGTTCAAACAAGTTTAACAAGGTCATCAGAAAACATAAATAACATAGTTTCTTGCTACTTTACTTTTGCTAGCAGTAGCACACAGCCAAATGCCAATCAGCACATAGTCCTTCCTTTGCTCTTTGATTCTCACAACTGACAACCAAAAGTCCAAAATAAAGTACTAGGCTGCTAGCAAGCATAAGACATTTTCATTGGCATAGGATTCAAGGTTCCATACGGTCTGCCTCACCATTGTCACTGGTTTGTTCTATCCCATTCCCAACCACATCATCATCAGACTCGAACTCTATCTCATCCTCATTGATAGGCACAATGTCATCTTCATCATCGGAAATGAACTCTTCCACTTCATGTAGTTCTCTCACCCTTTGACTTCTACGAGGCTCCATTGCATTGTCATCTTCGGTTTCCCCCATCTCATCATCAATGTAAGCATATTCACATATCCAATCTTGGGctgtggaagcatcttcaccaaGGAGGACATCACAAGATGATGAGTACTTCTTTCGCTTGTCTAGCATTCTTCCATTGAATTGAATATAAACTAGATCGTCCCTATGACGCACATCTAGTTTATTTCTCCTCTTTGCATCTACCTACAAATTGCAAAGTGAAGCTTAGAGATTCACATCTTGTCAAAAACAAAGAAGGGTCAGATTTGAGTATTTGCAAGTTGAGAATTACTTGTTCAAAAACGCTCCAATTTCTTTCACATCCGGATGAACTTGTGGTCAAGTTGAGTATCCTCAAAGGCACGTGCATCAAGGTAGGAGTTTGTAGTCCATATGTTGCCCACCACTCCCTACATTCATAGAAAATTGAAACTATAATGCACCATCCCAAAACTTCCAGAGATGCAATATGGCAAAATTATCATTGAGAACAAGCTTACCGACATTGTAATTTTGATTGGTAATGGCTCTTGTGGCAGCCACCTTCCCAAACATGCCTTCCTTCTTCTTAAACTTGGGCAAGTCTGTGTTAAGCGCTTTATCCTGCTTGTCATCATCACCATGATAAAATTGTTCAATAGCCTCCATCAACCCAGACATGACTTCTACATCAGTAAAGATGCTTGCAGTAGTATAGCTATAATAAGGATTCAAGGCATATGCTGCCATGTGCAATATCGTATCTAGCCTCCCATTCATCTTGCTCTCCATGGCTGTTGTGATCACCTTGTAATCCTTCTCCAAACTTTCAACCACAAGCATTATTGCCTTCTTTGTTTCTATTATTTGTCCATACATAGAGGCCATGAACTGCCCATCACTATCAGCCAACCGAAGTAACTTCACCAAAGGCTCGAAAACCTTGCATTCCAACATAAAACATAGAAAAGCACAACATTAGTATTTAACTATTGTGGCATGATGAGACACGATGAAACAAGACAAAATTTGTGGTTCATCTAACCATACCTTGATGCAAAGAGACACATTTTTCCAAAATGCCCTACTCATTATTGTGGCATGAGCCACCTTCCCTTTCTttgttcttgtgtgtttgcaaTCTTCCCAAGTGGGACTACAACACATATCCGTTAGTTGCTTCCTCTTAGCAGCAAGACTTTGCAAGGTGAGAAATGCCGAAGCAAATCTAGTTACTCCCGGCCTAACAATGTCTCTCTTTTTTGTATGGTGCCTCATCAATGCCAAGGTCGCATGATGTGCATAAAGGAAACATGTCATCTCCTTGGCTTTGGTTATTGTAGGAGCAAACTGTTTCAACTTCCCAATTGCTTCTACCATCAAGTTGATTGTGTGAGTTGCACATGAGGTCCAAAATATCTTGGGACTTTTACTTTTCAACATCGCCTTTGCTCCCATGTTGTTTGATGCATTATCCATGACTATTTGCACAACATTTTCAGCCCCTACAAAACATCATTGCAAAACACAATAATCAAAACATAACAACCAGCACACAAGCACATGATGAAAATTTGAAAAACAATGAATGAGAGCAAATTTGCAACAACATCTTCTCTCGAATCATATATTGTGAAGGTTGCTTCCAATAAGGACCATAATGACCAAGAGCCTCACAAAACTGTTTGAAGTCATCATCATTTATAGCATTAAAGGGTACATTCTTTTTGTACATCCATCTAGCCAAATATTGCCCTACTCGGTAGCTTCTCTCCTTATCAACACTATCATTAATATTCCGCTGAAATTTCATCATGTTCAACGGGATCGAAGGGTCGATTGGAGCAAGATATTGATCCATAGGCCCCTTCTTCGGATCACCTTTGCCAACTTCATTGAGCTCTTCTTGATCATCCTCATTTTCATTGGCCTCTATGGTCACCAAAGCTCCTACTTCTTCCTCTTGTTTTTgcttttccttcttcctcttctttggTGCCTCATGTGCAACCTTACATCGAGCTTTCTGATCTAGTGTGGCTTGCAAACAACTTGTTACTGTCCCTTTAATTCCAGCTATGTGTTGCTTCATCCTAGTCACCCCtcctgacatctcttttccacAAAGAATGCACTTGACTCTTTGCAGATCATCTGGATCAATCAGCACAGCAAATTCCCAAGCCATGTCATCTGAGTTCCTCTTACGTTTGTAACTTGCAACCTCTGAAGTACCAGAAGCGGACATCTACAAACATCACAAGGGCAGCAACATCTATTACTTTATTAGCAGCACTACACAACAAGCTCTACAAATCTAcaataccaaattatcaaagaaTTGTAGCATCTATTCATCTACAACGACTTAAATCAAAGGGCAGCAACAACATGTATTAGACATTTAGACTTAAATCAAAGGGCAGGAGCAGCAACATCTATTCTATTGATCTACATTAGCATCTAGCCATCTACACATCTACACATCAACATCTAAATTTATCTTGCACAAACAAAACTAAAAAACag
The sequence above is a segment of the Aegilops tauschii subsp. strangulata cultivar AL8/78 chromosome 6, Aet v6.0, whole genome shotgun sequence genome. Coding sequences within it:
- the LOC109786542 gene encoding uncharacterized protein, which produces MSASGTSEVASYKRKRNSDDMAWEFAVLIDPDDLQRVKCILCGKEMSGGVTRMKQHIAGIKGTVTSCLQATLDQKARCKVAHEAPKKRKKEKQKQEEEVGALVTIEANENEDDQEELNEVGKGAENVVQIVMDNASNNMGAKAMLKSKSPKIFWTSCATHTINLMVEAIGKLKQFAPTITKAKEMTCFLYAHHATLALMRHHTKKRDIVRPGVTRFASAFLTLQSLAAKRKQLTDMCCSPTWEDCKHTRTKKGKVAHATIMSRAFWKNVSLCIKVFEPLVKLLRLADSDGQFMASMYGQIIETKKAIMLVVESLEKDYKVITTAMESKMNGRLDTILHMAAYALNPYYSYTTASIFTDVEVMSGLMEAIEQFYHGDDDKQDKALNTDLPKFKKKEGMFGKVAATRAITNQNYNVGKLVLNDNFAILHLWKFWDGAL